The proteins below come from a single Miscanthus floridulus cultivar M001 chromosome 1, ASM1932011v1, whole genome shotgun sequence genomic window:
- the LOC136456192 gene encoding calcium-transporting ATPase 3, plasma membrane-type-like, whose translation MSAAAGTPPEGGGDQPWQSYHTAYTNAKAGMEGVDKEKVQKVIYEMSKGSKYFENEQRKEAVTKQKIEHLRAQCAALTDNDISHFQKVAEKKMLELEASRDLSKIWLHTDMDAFYAAVETLENPSLKGKPLAVGSMSMIATASYEARKFGVRAAMPGFIGCKLCPGLVFVPPNFERYTHYSELTRRVFQMYDPNFIATSLDEAYLNITNVCTERGITGEEVATELRSAIHQETGLTCSAGVAPNRMIAKVCSDINKPNGQFILPNDREAVLTFVSTLPIRKIGGIGKVTEQMLRQVLGISTCQEMLQKAAFLCALFSEGSADFFLSVGLGLGGTETPEQRQRKSISCERTFTATNDSSLLFEKLDSLAENLTDDLQKEGLKGKTLTLKLKTADFEVRTRAVTTRNYINSKEDILVYATKLLKAEMPLSLRLMGLRMSQLHDEKDDPSTSTQKTLDLFFRSSNSNSNVNGINVQRITNASGQDNDSITLTTKEEYLVLDAGTGVSTDQQDFFLNDESCFIPEQRSLGNYSNEAVLSNPLGGTKLDDVSSSAKVAPTEKLNEPDNLTSPKAVASSSKPDQQSWIDGYICSICGFELPPGFEEERLEHSDFHLAETLQHEEAVDGTRHISNESRLAERPCSTTPTPKKKLKSSKEGKHIPIDAFFTKCNKNLYPKRPQRERDFSDKRMNYPVLVLVPVSPPASFIPARHVVRKIQQAYSKGRKGETAIMHSGVDARPGAPLPLPGASPAPCSGRRVPWPRSGLGAALRRPNSPHGRLRFGPLPAGDLCKRAHREKLRVAVLVWKSTLQSEHGVSLQGECVVPEGVKAAGFQISADDLASIVENRDAEKLTVLGQLDGIADKLAASLADGITTDECSLNRRQDMYGANKFTESEVRGLWEFVWEALQDTTLVILIACALVSFVVGVATEGWPSGAHDGIGIFTSILLVVSVTATSNYQQSSQFRDLDKEKRKISIQVTRDGFRQRILMDDLLPGEVVHLAVGDQVPADGLFISGYSVLINESSLTGESEPVVINEDNPFLLSGTKVLDGSCKMLVTAVGMRTLWGKLMAATTESGDDETPLQGKLNGVANTIGNIGLFFALLTFVILSQGLVGQKYVDGLLLSWSGEDVLEILEHFAIAVTIVVVAVPEGLPLAVTLSLAFAMKKMMNEKALVRQLAACETMGSATVICSDKTGTLTTNRMSVMKACICGNVMEVTNPPVLSSFSSKLPEFALQILLESIFNNTAGEVVINQDGKCQILGTPTEAALLDFALSIRGDFKEKRQETKIVKVEPFNSTKKRMSIILELPGGGYRAHCKGASEVVLAACDKFIDARGTIVALDKTATKKLSDIIETFSKEALRTLCLAYQEMDDSFSIDEQIPLQGYTCIGIVGIKDPVRPGVRQSVATCRSAGIAVRMVTGDNINTAKAIARECGILTEDGIAIEGAEFREKNPKELLELIPKMQVLARSSPLDKHTLVKHLRTTFNEVVAVTGDGTNDAPALREADIGLAMGIAGTEVAKESADVVILDDNFSTIVTVAKWGRSVYVNIQKFVQFQLTVNIVALLVNFSSACFTGDAPLTAVQLLWVNMIMDTLGALALATEPPDDNLMKKSPVGRAGKFITNVMWRNIVGQSIFQFVVIWYLQTQGEYLFGLEGSEADTVLNTIIFNTFVFCQVFNEISSRDMEEINVIKGLPQNSIFMCILAGTIIFQFILVQYLGDFANTTPLTQLQWLVSILFGLLGMPIAAAIKLIPVEPHEDSGRIS comes from the exons ATGTCGGCCGCGGCGGGGACGCCACCGGAAGGCGGAGGGGATCAGCCGTGGCAGTCTTACCATACCGCATACACCAACGCCAAAGCTG GAATGGAGGGTGTTGACAAAGAGAAGGTGCAGAAGGTAATCTATGAAATGAGCAAGGGCTCAAAATATTTCGAAAATGAGCAGAGGAAGGAGGCAGTCACCAAACAAAAGATTGAACATCTCCGTGCGCAATGTGCAGCATTGACTGATAATGACATATCACATTTTCAGAAG GTTGCTGAGAAGAAAATGTTAGAGTTGGAAGCTTCACGAGATCTTTCAAAGATATGGCTTCACACTGACATGGACGCCTTTTATGCTGCTGTTGAGACATTGGAGAATCCATCCTTGAAGGGAAAACCCTTGGCAGTTGGTAGCATGTCTATGATAGCTACTGCCAGTTATGAG GCACGTAAGTTTGGAGTACGTGCAGCGATGCCTGGTTTTATTGGATGCAAACTATGTCCTGGCTTGGTTTTTGTCCCACCAAACTTTGAGAGATATACTCATTATAGCGAGCTGACAAGAAGAG TTTTCCAGATGTATGATCCCAACTTCATTGCAACAAGTCTTGATGAAGCATACCTCAACATAACTAATGTTTGCACTGAGAGAGGCATTACAGGCGAGGAG GTTGCTACTGAACTTAGGTCTGCCATTCACCAGGAAACTGGTCTAACATGTAGTGCTGGGGTTGCTCCAAACCGTATGATTGCGAAG GTTTGCTCTGATATTAACAAGCCCAATGGGCAGTTTATTTTGCCAAATGACCGGGAAGCTGTGTTGACATTTGTATCTACATTGCCTATAAGAAAG ATAGGTGGCATAGGTAAGGTAACAGAACAGATGTTACGTCAGGTTCTTGGAATCAGTACATGTCAGGAGATGCTGCAAAAGGCTGCTTTTTTATGTGCTCTTTTTTCGGAAGGCTCAGCTG ATTTCTTCCTTTCGGTTGGTCTTGGGTTAGGAGGTACAGAAACCCCAGagcaaaggcaaaggaaaagtaTCAGTTGCGAGCGAACTTTCACAGCAACAAATGATTCTTCTTTGCTTTTCGAAAAATTAG ATAGCCTTGCAGAAAATTTAACTGATGATTTGCAAAAGGAGGGTTTGAAGGGAAAGACACTAACACTCAAACTGAAGACTGCAGATTTTGAG GTTCGGACAAGGGCAGTAACTACACGGAACTACATCAACTCCAAGGAAGATATCCTGGTCTATGCTACAAAGTTGCTTAAGGCTGAAATGCCTCTTTCTTTGAGACTGATGG GATTGCGGATGTCTCAGCTGCATGATGAGAAGGATGATCCATCTACTTCAACACAAAAGACACTAGATTTATTTTTTCGTTCATCAAACAGTAACTCAAATGTCAATGGAATAAATGTTCAGAGAATCACTAATGCCTCAGGGCAGGATAATGATTCTATTACTCTCACAACCAAGGAGGAGTACTTGGTACTTGATGCTGGCACAGGTGTTTCCACAGATCAACAGGATTTCTTCCTAAATGATGAGAGCTGTTTTATTCCTGAACAAAGGAGTTTAGGCAATTATAGTAATGAGGCTGTCCTAAGCAACCCGTTAGGTGGAACAAAGTTAGATGATGTGTCTTCCAGTGCAAAG GTTGCGCCCACTGAGAAGTTGAATGAACCTGATAACTTGACCAGTCCGAAGGCTGTGGCTTCATCAAGCAAACCTGATCAGCAATCATGGATCGATGGCTACATTTGTTCCATTTGTGGATTTGAACTACCTCCAGGCTTTGAGGAGGAGAGACTAGAACATTCAGATTTTCACTTGGCTGAAACACTCCAGCATGAagaagcagtggacggtacaagaCACATATCAAACGAGAG CAGGCTGGCTGAAAGACCATGCTCTACTACACCCACACCCAAGAAGAAACTGAAGTCTTCTAAAGAAGGAAAACATATCCCAATTGACGCTTTCTTCACGAAGTGTAATAAGAACTT ATATCCAAAAC GGCCACAGCGGGAGCGAGATTTTTCGGACAAGAGAATGAACTACCCGGTGCTTGTGCTTGTACCTGTCAGTCCGCCCGCCAGCTTCATTCCTGCACGTCACGTGGTCAGAAAAATTCAGCAAGCATACTCaaaggggaggaagggggagaCGGCAATCATGCACAGCGGCGTCGACGCTCGGCCGGGggcccccctccccctccccggcGCATCACCAGCTCCCTGCTCCGGCCGCCGGGTCCCATGGCCGCGGTCGGGGTTAGGGGCTGCGCTGCGGCGGCCAAATAGCCCTCACGGCCGCCTCCGCTTCGGGCCCCTCCCCGCCGGCGACCTCTGCAAGCGGGCCCACCGT GAGAAGCTACGTGTTGCTGTGCTTGTATGGAAGTCCACACTGCAGAGCGAACATG GTGTTTCACTTCAGGGTGAGTGTGTCGTTCCTGAAGGTGTTAAAGCTGCTGGGTTTCAGATCTCTGCCGATGACCTAGCATCAATCGTTGAAAATCGTGACGCTGAAAAGTTGACTGTGCTTGGCCAGCTGGATGGGATCGCAGACAAGTTGGCGGCGTCGTTAGCTGATGGAATCACCACAGATGAGTGCAGCCTGAATCGAAGGCAGGACATGTATGGAGCGAACAAGTTCACGGAGAGTGAGGTCCGCGGCTTGTGGGAATTTGTGTGGGAGGCGCTGCAAGATACTACTCTTGTAATTCTTATAGCATGTGCCCTTGTATCTTTTGTTGTTGGCGTTGCCACAGAAGGGTGGCCGAGTGGTGCCCATGATGGCATTGGAATTTTTACAAGTATCCTCCTGGTTGTTTCTGTTACTGCGACGAGCAATTATCAGCAGTCTTCGCAATTCAGGGATCTGGACAAAGAGAAAAGGAAAATTTCTATTCAGGTTACCAGAGATGGGTTCAGACAAAGGATATTGATGGAtgatcttcttcctggtgaagttgTCCACCTAGCTGTTGGAGATCAGGTTCCTGCAGATGGCCTCTTTATTTCTGGGTATTCTGTATTGATCAACGAGTCCAGCCTAACTGGTGAGAGTGAACCTGTTGTCATAAATGAAGATAACCCTTTTCTTTTGTCAGGGACTAAAGTCCTAGATGGGTCATGCAAAATGCTGGTTACAGCAGTAGGGATGCGAACACTGTGGGGCAAACTAATGGCTGCCACCACTGAAAGTGGGGATGATGAAACTCCGCTGCAGGGTAAACTAAATGGAGTTGCAAATACTATTGGAAATATTGGTCTGTTTTTTGCCCTTTTAACTTTTGTTATCCTCTCGCAAGGGCTAGTGGGCCAGAAATACGTTGATGGGCTTCTTTTAAGCTGGTCTGGAGAAGACGTGCTGGAGATACTGGAACATTTTGCCATTGCAGTCACaattgttgttgttgctgttcCTGAGGGGTTGCCTTTAGCAGTGACATTGAGCCTTGCAtttgcaatgaagaagatgatgaatgaGAAGGCACTGGTACGACAGTTAGCTGCCTGTGAAACTATGGGCTCAGCCACAGTCATCTGTAGTGACAAGACAGGAACTCTTACAACTAATCGCATGTCTGTCATGAAGGCTTGCATATGTGGAAACGTCATGGAAGTGACCAATCCACCAGTGCTTTCAAGTTTTTCTTCCAAACTCCCAGAATTTGCTTTGCAAATTCTTCTGGAATCCATTTTTAACAAcactgctggtgaagtggtgatTAACCAAGATGGGAAGTGTCAGATACTAGGGACCCCAACTGAGGCTGCTTTGTTGGACTTTGCATTGTCAATACGCGGAGACTTCAAAGAAAAACGGCAGGAAACTAAGATTGTTAAAGTCGAGCCTTTTAATTCAACAAAAAAGAGGATGAGCATCATTCTCGAGCTTCCTGGTGGAGGATACCGTGCACATTGTAAAGGTGCTTCAGAAGTAGTCTTGGCTGCCTGTGATAAATTCATAGATGCCAGAGGTACTATTGTTGCACTTGATAAAACAGCTACAAAGAAACTCAGTGATATCATTGAAACCTTTTCTAAAGAAGCACTCAGGACACTCTGCCTTGCTTATCAGGAAATGGATGATAGCTTTTCCATTGATGAGCAAATACCGCTACAAGGATACACATGCATTGGTATTGTTGGGATCAAAGATCCTGTTCGTCCAGGTGTCAGGCAGTCTGTGGCAACTTGCCGGTCTGCTGGCATTGCCGTTCGAATGGTTACAGGAGACAACATAAATACAGCAAAGGCAATTGCTCGTGAATGTGGTATACTTACTGAGGATGGTATTGCCATTGAAGGTGCTGAGTTCAGAGAGAAAAATCCCAAAGAACTCCTTGAGTTAATTCCAAAGATGCAG GTCCTGGCTCGATCGTCACCACTTGATAAGCATACACTTGTGAAACACTTGCGTACCACGTTTAATGAGGTTGTTGCCGTGACTGGTGATGGTACAAATGACGCACCAGCACTACGTGAGGCAGATATTGGACTTGCCATGGGAATTGCAGGGACTGAG GTAGCAAAAGAGAGCGCTGATGTTGTTATTCTTGATGATAATTTCTCCACCATCGTAACAGTAGCCAAATGGGGACGATCTGTTTATGTCAACATCCAAAAGTTTGTGCAGTTCCAGCTGACTGTTAATATTGTCGCACTTCTGGTTAACTTCTCTTCCGCGTGCTTTACAG GAGATGCTCCACTGACAGCTGTTCAACTTCTTTGGGTTAACATGATCATGGATACCCTAGGAGCGCTTGCACTTGCAACTGAACCACCTGATGATAACTTAATGAAGAAATCACCAGTTGGAAGGGCAGGGAAATTCATCACAAACGTGATGTGGAGGAATATTGTGGGGCAGTCAATATTCCAGTTTGTGGTCATTTGGTATCTACAAACTCAAGGGGAATACTTGTTTGGGCTCGAAGGCTCTGAAGCTGATACTGTTCTAAATACAATCATATTCAACACTTTCGTCTTCTGCCAG GTGTTCAATGAGATAAGCTCGAGAGACATGGAGGAGATCAATGTTATCAAGGGCTTGCCACAGAACTCCATTTTCATGTGCATCCTCGCTGGCACCATCATCTTCCAGTTCATCCTCGTCCAGTACCTAGGAGATTTTGCCAACACCACACCTCTCACCCAGCTCCAATGGCTGGTCAGCATTCTCTTTGGCCTCCTCGGGATGCCCATTGCTGCTGCCATCAAACTGATTCCTGTGGAACCTCATGAAGACAGTGGACGAATATCATGA
- the LOC136456200 gene encoding uncharacterized protein: MEEEPPAEDVHTGAVAMDIEATSGPAALALGASGPATLAAAAPGAQPDVAPGGQAAAAGAADDLPQPPMENPSDDALAIARALLPTVPHPITEYNLPMLDVQRSQIVETVDDEGRIELMSESQMCELLGLGDEDTPNIPTQASDRRMDEEGNDNELGQDVDGAAIPTNDAVSGEIVISYDKNNPSMKVGTQYPIMEEFKLAVRTYAIKEFHLGVEKSTTKKYRGFCKSGDESMGPCPWRINGSKLNGSTTVEVPVLVDKHECVSSERMQVTTPSCKWVASRAVDILRVEPNIGTKELKTRLETNPIHRCIIGYDTVQRGKKRALEEIYGKWSDRFELLFRWKAEVMKRSPRSVVHIDVLEVDGEVYFHRFFCALKPCIDGFLEGCRPHLSVDATALNGRWNGHLAAAVAVDGHNWMYLVAYGFIAQKTTDNWTWFMEQLKKAIGDLLVLAVCSDACKGLENAVKNVFPNAEQRECFLSYGQKLQEEI; this comes from the exons ATGGAGGAAGAGCCTCCAGCCGAAGATGTCCACACTGGGGCGGTTGCCATGGACATCGAGGCAACATCAGGGCCTGCTGCCCTAGCCCTAGGCGCTTCGGGGCCTGCTACCCTAGCCGCTGCGGCGCCTGGTGCACAGCCGGACGTGGCTCCTGGAGGGCAGGCTGCGGCAGCTGGTGCAGCCGATGACCTTCCACAGCCTCCAATGGAGAACCCTAGCGACGATGCTCTAGCTATAGCAAGAGCTCTGCTGCCCACTGTTCCTCATCCGATAACAGAGTACAATCTTCCGATGCTTGATGTGCAGAG GTCCCAA ATAGTTGAGACAGTTGATGATGAAGGTCGAATTGAACTTATGAGCGAGAGTCAGATGTGTGAGCTATTGGGATTGGGAGATGAGGACACACCAAATATACCTACACAAGCATCTGATCGTCGAATGGATGAAGAAGGCAATGATAATGAGCTTGGTCAAGATGTTGATGGTGCTGCCATTCCTACTAATGATGCCGTATCGGGTGAGATTGTCATTTCATATGATAAGAACAACCCATCAATGAAGGTTGGGACACAGTACCCAATAATGGAAGAGTTCAAGCTGGCAGTGCGGACATATGCCATCAAGGAGTTCCATTTAGGAGTAGAGAAGTCAACTACGAAGAAATATAGGGGTTTTTGCAAGTCTGGTGATGAATCGATGGGCCCTTGTCCTTGGAGGATAAATGGGTCGAAACTGAATGGCAGCACTACTGTGGAG gTACCCGTGTTAGTTGATAAACATGAATGTGTGTCTAGTGAGAGGATGCAGGTTACAACTCCAAGTTGCAAGTGGGTAGCTAGCAGGGCTGTGGATATCCTTAGAGTTGAACCAAACATTGGTACCAAGGAACTGAAAACGAGGTTGGAGACAAACCCAATACATAGGTGTATAATTGGATATGACACTGTACAGCGGGGTAAAAAAAGAGCTCTTGAAGAGATTTATGGGAAATGGTCAGATAGATTTGAGCTATTATTTAGGTGGAAGGCCGAGGTGATGAAGCGGAGTCCTAGGAGTGTCGTTCATATCGATGTTCTTGAGGTAGATGGTGAGGTATATTTCCACCGTTTTTTCTGTGCCCTGAAACCATGCATTGATGGATTCCTGGAAGGTTGTAGGCCTCATTTGAGCGTAGATGCTACAGCACTTAATGGGAGGTGGAATGGTCATTTGGCTGCAGCAGTAGCAGTTGATGGTCACAATTGGATGTATCTAGTCGCTTATGGCTTCATAGCTCAGAAAACAACAGATAACTGGACTTGGTTCATGGAACAATTAAAGAAAGCTATAGGTGATCTTCTAGTCCTTGCTGTTTGTTCGGATGCTTGCAAGGGCTTAGAGAATGCAGTGAAGAATGTATTCCCCAATGCAGAGCAAAGGGAATGCTTTTTATCATATGGTCAGAAACTTCAAGAAGAGATTTAG